A single window of Channa argus isolate prfri chromosome 10, Channa argus male v1.0, whole genome shotgun sequence DNA harbors:
- the tmem33 gene encoding transmembrane protein 33, with product MADANQQNPPPQPGPLQFLMSNKLETAMWLSRLFTVYCSIMFILPVLGPYAAANFYQRALLANALTSALRLHQRLPRFQLNRAFLAQALQEDSCHYLLYSLILVNSYPITMSIFPVFLFSLLHATTYTKKVLDSMGPNSLMFIRNLLDKLTSNQQNILKFIACNEIFLMPATVFMLFSGQGSLLLPFIYYRFLTLRYTSRRNPYCRTLFTELRILLEHFIMKPACPAFFRRMCLSSIAFISRLAPTGV from the exons ATGGCTGACGCAAACCAACAAAACCCTCCTCCCCAGCCAGGGCCTTTG CAATTTTTAATGAGCAACAAGCTGGAAACTGCAATGTGGCTGTCACGTCTCTTCACTGTCTACTGCTCCATAATGTTTATTCTTCCTGTTTTGGG gCCCTATGCAGCAGCTAATTTCTATCAGAGAGCCTTGTTAGCTAATGCACTCACGAGTGCACTACGCTTGCATCAAAGACTTCCACGCTTCCAGCTTAATAGAGCTTTCCTGGCCCAGGCTCTCCAGGAAGACAGCTGCCATTACCTTCTCTACTCACTCATCCTGGTCAACTCCTACCCCATTACAA TGAGCATCTTCCCAgtctttctcttctccttgCTTCATGCTACTACCTACACCAAGAAAGTCCTTGAT TCCATGGGCCCCAACAGCCTGATGTTTATCAGAAACCTCCTGGACAAGCTAACATCCAATCAACAGAACATCCTAAAGTTTATTGCCTGTAATGAGATCTTCTTGATGCCAGCTACTGTTTTCATGCTATTCAG TGGCCAGGGAAGCTTGCTGCTGCCTTTTATCTACTACAGATTCCTCACTCTCCGCTACACATCCAGAAGAAACCCATACTGCCG CACCTTGTTCACAGAGCTGCGAATTCTTCTGGAGCATTTCATCATGAAGCCTGCCTGCCCTGCCTTTTTCAGGAGGATGTGCCTCAGTAGTATCGCCTTCATCAGCCGCCTTGCCCCCACAGGAGTGTGA
- the bbs7 gene encoding Bardet-Biedl syndrome 7 protein, whose product MEIHLNRVDYVQVGVTSQKTMRLLPALGKRATQKVAIADHDGILTCFGMKKGEAVPVFKTLPGQKITRMDLGGAVGTPQEKIFVCSGSQVRGFTKKGKQFLTFEANLTETINAMHVSGADLFVCASYIYNHYCDCKDQDYYLSGDKINDITCLTSEKLTRLVPILACQDRVLRVLQGSELAYDFEVPGPPSVLELYNKDGGDEILYGTTDGKIGLVQIGEHSAATKWEIDNDKKKGGILCIDTYDIIGDGVNDILVGRDDGTVEVYGFDSNSEPTLRFEHVLTESVTSIQGGCVGKESYDEVLTATYTGWVTGLTTEPQMAEAGPGDEVRMSKETQSKVEALRAEMEQLQVKVMQGREQYQQISQSSTAVSVVPIFSVNDKFTLCQDDASYSLTLEVQTAIDNLLLQSDVPIDLLDVDKNSAVVSFSECDSEQPNGNFLLATYRCQANTTRLELKIRSIEGQYGTLQAYITPRLQPKTCQVRQYQIKPLSLHQRTHSIDQERPMNRLSLVGQFSFAEIHSWVVFCLPEVPEKTPAGEGITFYFHNTFLGTQLEATYCKGEGHFRSDNISTISILSDVLSKEATKKKINLNISYDINDDSVSHTLKMIHPKLEYQLLLARKVQLIDALKELQVHEGNADFLIPEYRKILDESANLLEEYKKQPAHLERLYGMITDLFIDKFKFKGQNVKTKVSSLLEILDNYDLNSLLDFFQ is encoded by the exons ATGGAGATTCATTTAAATCGAGTTGATTACGTTCag GTTGGGGTGACATCCCAGAAAACAATGAGACTGCTTCCAGCTTTAGGAAAAAGGGCAACCCAGAAG GTTGCTATTGCTGATCACGATGGTATACTCAcatgttttggaatgaagaaggGAGAGGCAGTG CCCGTGTTCAAAACACTCCCAGGGCAAAAGATAACAAGAATGGACCTTGGAGGGGCTGTGGGAACTCCACAGGAGAAGATCTTTGTCTGTTCTGGTTCTCAGGTCAGAGGATTCACCAAGAAAGGCAAACAGTTTCTCACCTTTGAAGCCAACCTCACTGAGACCATAAACGCCAT GCATGTGTCGGGCGCTGAcctctttgtgtgtgcaagTTACATCTACAACCACTACTGTGACTGCAAAGATCAGGACTATTACCTTTCTGGAGACAAAATCAATGATATCACATGTTTGACCTCAGAAAAACTGACTCGCCTGGTTCCGATCCTGGCATGCCAAGATCGGGTTCTCAGAGTCTTGCAG GGATCTGAGCTTGCATATGACTTTGAAGTCCCTGGCCCACCATCTGTCTTAGAACTGTACAACAAAGATGGAG GAGATGAAATCCTGTATGGAACTACAGATGGAAAAATAGGATTAGTCCAGATCGGTGAACACTCAGCTGCAACAAAATGGGAGAttgacaatgacaaaaagaaaggaG GAATTCTTTGCATTGACACTTATGACATTATTGGAGATGGCGTGAACGACATTCTTGTGGGCAGGGATGATGGGACAGTGGAGGTCTATGGTTTTGACAGCAACAGTGAGCCCACATTACGCTTTGAGCAT GTGTTGACTGAGAGTGTTACCTCCATCCAGGGTGGCTGTGTGGGAAAGGAGTCTTACGATGAGGTTTTGACTGCCACCTATACAG GGTGGGTGACTGGTTTGACCACTGAGCCCCAGATGGCTGAGGCTGGCCCTGGGGATGAAGTCAGGATGAGTAAGGAGACCCAGTCCAAAGTAGAAGCACTAAG GGCAGAGATGGAGCAGCTCCAGGTTAAAGTCATGCAGGGCCGTGAGCAGTATCAGCAGATCTCCCAGTCAAGCACAGCCGTCTCTGTTGTGCCCATCTTCAGCGTCAATGACAAGTTCACCCTTTGCCAGGATGACGCAAGCTACAGCCTCACCCTGGAGGTGCAGACCGCCATTGataatctgctgctgcag AGCGATGTTCCAATAGACCTGTTGGATGTGGATAAGAACTCAGCTGTTGTCAGTTTTAGTGAATGTGATTCAGAG CAACCTAATGGGAACTTCCTCCTGGCCACATATAGATGCCAGGCCAACACCACCAGACTAGAGCTCAag ATCAGGTCTATTGAGGGACAGTATGGGACTCTGCAGGCTTACATTACCCCCAGACTGCAACCCAAGACCTGTCAAGTCCGCCAGTACCAGATCAAACCTCTGTCCCTCCACCAGCGGACTCACAGCATAGACCAAGAACg GCCCATGAACAGGCTCAGTCTGGTGGGACAGTTCAGTTTTGCAGAGATCCACTCTTGGGTGGTATTCTGTTTGCCTGAAGTGCCCGAGAAAACACCCGCAGGAGAAGGCATAACTTTCTATTTCCACAACACCTTCCTGGGCACACAGCTTGAAGCCACCTACTG CAAAGGAGAGGGCCATTTCAGGTCAGACAACATCTCTACCATCTCCATACTGAGTGATGTCCTCTCTAAAGAAGCgacaaagaagaaaatcaaTCTGAACATTTCGTATG ATATCAACGATGACTCTGTGAGCCACACCCTTAAGATGATCCATCCAAAGTTGGAGTATCAGTTGCTGCTGGCAAGAAAAGTTCAGCTTATTGATGCACTAAAA GAGCTTCAGGTTCACGAGGGGAACGCTGACTTCCTCATCCCAGAGTATCGCAAGATCTTGGATGAGTCGGCTAATCTCCTCGAGGAGTACAAGAAGCAGCCAGCACACCTCGAGAGGCTTTACG GAATGATCACAGACCTCTTCATCGACAAATTCAAGTTTAAAGGCCAGAATGTGAAAACCAAGGTGTCCTCCTTGTTGGAGATACTTGATAATTATGATTTGAATTCTctgttagatttttttcaatGA